One Augochlora pura isolate Apur16 chromosome 10, APUR_v2.2.1, whole genome shotgun sequence DNA window includes the following coding sequences:
- the LOC144476047 gene encoding uncharacterized protein LOC144476047 isoform X3, with translation MHAITSHVGNIVQIQTLNGSIYEGIFRTFSSQFDVVLEMAHRVEDSGKISVESVVEKLIFKPQDIITMSAKDVDLEYAIRDTFQTDTAISKYNGVIGEKELEPWDAPPTMNGDDLELDGTTNGWDANDMFRKNEQKYGVQTTYEPTLAAYTLPLQRKDTKDYKEQEQKAAEIANEIESQPNHKARLELENGDEEERFAAVVRPNDKYIPPPLKKKNGNSGKLMRSNEPPPSPGPGSTNKNIFNQQPPSNVNVNIPSTSNLPIGMQSGHPSVQHPVSLNMGMPPSGVVVTYNNPPPPFVPPPATQPPPPVPVIQQTQQQSQSTPSVPQVSFPTQQQTSSSKINTEKRERPGRQQVYQADKAPPAPFPQANVATSHQQQSSHQQHVQLQQQNSVEGQRCEIVSHKPDHRKVPTPRSRDEQHSELRQFATDFKLTDSQSQDTPSVTRKQQHQQDSHPTSQITQTHHQPSHQHTTPQQPQQPQQQQQHPSPQQQQQQQHQSQTVQEETVVTSKPPPGPLPVRSTSPPQSSQQQQQQQQQQQTPTNTPVASQSPQEPAVDKITTAFKKSTLNPNAKEFNPNTKPFTPRSPSTPTPSRPHTPQTPQYTGATMPATVVMPAYVMTSQPPTAFSQPPAQPVTRFRKGQYLVPVMHAQHRAQDIASQMQVVAATGQPLMAPAPLHPPFQVPYPGQPTYQQMVRMVQAPPPPPHMATPYHHHDSPGPQAPGIQYMGPHTHPHPHVAQQPPSQTPSPANPNPPHTPGTYNPPGTPQPSYPPPPPQGHAPSYPIMCPIIPPHIPIPPQHMPYLPTQPPPGAQQTIPVILPHNQ, from the exons ATGCACGCGATAACTAGTCATGTGGGCAACATTGTACAG ATTCAAACGCTAAATGGTTCTATATATGAAGGTATTTTTCGCACATTCTCCAGCCAGTTTGATGTTGTCTTAGAAATGGCGCATCGAGTAGAAGATTCTGGTAAAATAAGTGTAGAAAGTGTAGTAGAGAAACTGATTTTTAAACCACAAGATATTATTACCATGTCTGCCAAGGATGTTGATTTGGAGTACGCTATACGCGATACTTTCCAAACGGACACTGCAATTAGTAAATACAATGGTGTAATTGGTGAAAAAGAATTAGAGCCTTGGGATGCTCCTCCAACTATGAATGGTGACGACTTAGAATTAGATGGTACTACT aatggATGGGATGCTAACGATATGTTTCGCAAAAACGAACAAAAGTATGGAGTTCAAACAACATATGAGCCGACATTGGCTGCTTATACTTTACCACTTCAAAGAAAAGATACAAAGGATTACAAAGAACAAGAACAAAAAGCTGCAGAGATAGCAAATGAAATAGAATCACAACCGAATCACAAAGCAAGATTAGAACTTGAAAACGGTGATGAAGAGGAAAGATTTGCAGCTGTg GTAAGACCTAacgataaatatattcctcctccgttaaagaaaaagaacggaaATAGCGGGAAATTGATGAGATCCAATGAACCTCCACCTTCGCCAGGACCGGgatcaacaaataaaaatatttttaatcagcaACCTCCGTCCAACGTAAATGTAAACATTCCTTCAACTTCTAATCTTCCCATTGGAATGCAAAGTGGTCACCCCTCTGTTCAACATCCGGTGTCTTTAAATATGGGGATGCCACCGAGCGGAGTAGTAGTTACATATAATAATCCTCCACCACCATTCGTACCTCCACCAGCAACGCAACCACCACCTCCAG TACCTGTGATACAACAGACGCAACAACAATCCCAATCAACCCCTTCTGTACCGCAAGTGAGCTTTCCAACACAACAGCAAACTTCGTcgtctaaaataaatacagagaAACGCGAACGCCCTGGTAGACAGCAAGTTTATCAAGCGGACAAAGCACCTCCGGCACCATTTCCGCAAGCGAACGTTGCTACTTCTCATCAACAACAATCGTCGCATCAGCAACACGTTCAGTTGCAACAACAAAATTCAGTTGAGGGTCAACGATGCGAAATCGTTTCGCACAAGCCTGACCATAGAAAG GTTCCAACTCCTCGTAGCAGAGACGAACAACATTCCGAATTGCGACAGTTTGCTACAGATTTTAAATTGACAGACTCACAATCACAAGATACACCATCGGTAACAAGAAAACAACAACATCAACAGGATTCTCACCCTACTTCGCAAATTACTCAAACACATCATCAACCATCACATCAACATACGACACCTCAACAGCCACAACAAccacaacagcaacaacaacatcCGAGTccgcaacagcaacaacaacagcaacatcAAAGTCAAACGGTTCAAGAAGAAACTGTAGTGACTAGTAAACCACCACCAGGACCGTTACCTGTAAGATCGACGAGTCCACCACAATCgtcgcagcagcagcaacaacaacaacagcaacaacaaacTCCAACAAATACACCAGTTGCATCGCAGTCGCCACAAGAACCAGCTGTTGATAAAATTACAACAGCTTTCAAGAAGTCAACCTTGAATCCAAATGCTAAAGAATTTAATCCGAATACTAAACCTTTTACACCG cGATCACCAAGTACACCGACACCCAGTAGACCACATACTCCGCAAACGCCTCAATATACTGGCGCAACAATGCCTGCAACCGTAGTCATGCCAGCATACGTTATGACTAGCCAACCACCGACTGCGTTTAGTCAACCTCCAGCTCAACCTGTGACAAGGTTCCGGAAGGGTCAGTATCTAG TGCCAGTGATGCACGCGCAACATCGCGCGCAAGACATAGCTTCTCAAATGCAAGTAGTAGCAGCCACTGGACAGCCTTTAATGGCACCAGCTCCACTGCACCCACCATTCCAGGTACCTTATCCCGGACAACCAACGTATCAACAAATGGTACGGATGGTTCAGgcaccgccaccaccacctcaTATGGCAACACCTTATCACCACCATGACTCGCCAGGGCCGCAGGCTCCTGGTATTCAGTATATGGGTCCGCATACGCATCCTCACCCACACGTCGCCCAACAACCACCGAGTCAAACCCCCTCTCCAGCCAATCCTAATCCACCTCACACCCCAGGCACCTACAATCCTCCTGGTACTCCGCAACCTTCGTAtcctccaccacctcctcaAGGTCATGCTCCAAGTTATCCAATAATGTGTCCTATAATCCCTCCTCATATACCAATACCACCACAGCACATGCCATATCTACCAACGCAGCCACCCCCTGGAGCGCAACAAACTATACCAGTAATTTTGCCGCACAATCAGTAG
- the LOC144476047 gene encoding uncharacterized protein LOC144476047 isoform X1, with amino-acid sequence MNSKRKNRSNTNRSPRARGPQERCVAAEGVYNNAHFMHAITSHVGNIVQIQTLNGSIYEGIFRTFSSQFDVVLEMAHRVEDSGKISVESVVEKLIFKPQDIITMSAKDVDLEYAIRDTFQTDTAISKYNGVIGEKELEPWDAPPTMNGDDLELDGTTNGWDANDMFRKNEQKYGVQTTYEPTLAAYTLPLQRKDTKDYKEQEQKAAEIANEIESQPNHKARLELENGDEEERFAAVVRPNDKYIPPPLKKKNGNSGKLMRSNEPPPSPGPGSTNKNIFNQQPPSNVNVNIPSTSNLPIGMQSGHPSVQHPVSLNMGMPPSGVVVTYNNPPPPFVPPPATQPPPPVPVIQQTQQQSQSTPSVPQVSFPTQQQTSSSKINTEKRERPGRQQVYQADKAPPAPFPQANVATSHQQQSSHQQHVQLQQQNSVEGQRCEIVSHKPDHRKVPTPRSRDEQHSELRQFATDFKLTDSQSQDTPSVTRKQQHQQDSHPTSQITQTHHQPSHQHTTPQQPQQPQQQQQHPSPQQQQQQQHQSQTVQEETVVTSKPPPGPLPVRSTSPPQSSQQQQQQQQQQQTPTNTPVASQSPQEPAVDKITTAFKKSTLNPNAKEFNPNTKPFTPRSPSTPTPSRPHTPQTPQYTGATMPATVVMPAYVMTSQPPTAFSQPPAQPVTRFRKGQYLVPVMHAQHRAQDIASQMQVVAATGQPLMAPAPLHPPFQVPYPGQPTYQQMVRMVQAPPPPPHMATPYHHHDSPGPQAPGIQYMGPHTHPHPHVAQQPPSQTPSPANPNPPHTPGTYNPPGTPQPSYPPPPPQGHAPSYPIMCPIIPPHIPIPPQHMPYLPTQPPPGAQQTIPVILPHNQ; translated from the exons ATGAATAGCAAAAGAAAGAACCGTTCTAATACTAATAG ATCCCCGCGTGCTCGTGGTCCACAGGAGAGATGTGTTGCTGCAGAAGGTGTATATAATAATGCTCATTTCATGCACGCGATAACTAGTCATGTGGGCAACATTGTACAG ATTCAAACGCTAAATGGTTCTATATATGAAGGTATTTTTCGCACATTCTCCAGCCAGTTTGATGTTGTCTTAGAAATGGCGCATCGAGTAGAAGATTCTGGTAAAATAAGTGTAGAAAGTGTAGTAGAGAAACTGATTTTTAAACCACAAGATATTATTACCATGTCTGCCAAGGATGTTGATTTGGAGTACGCTATACGCGATACTTTCCAAACGGACACTGCAATTAGTAAATACAATGGTGTAATTGGTGAAAAAGAATTAGAGCCTTGGGATGCTCCTCCAACTATGAATGGTGACGACTTAGAATTAGATGGTACTACT aatggATGGGATGCTAACGATATGTTTCGCAAAAACGAACAAAAGTATGGAGTTCAAACAACATATGAGCCGACATTGGCTGCTTATACTTTACCACTTCAAAGAAAAGATACAAAGGATTACAAAGAACAAGAACAAAAAGCTGCAGAGATAGCAAATGAAATAGAATCACAACCGAATCACAAAGCAAGATTAGAACTTGAAAACGGTGATGAAGAGGAAAGATTTGCAGCTGTg GTAAGACCTAacgataaatatattcctcctccgttaaagaaaaagaacggaaATAGCGGGAAATTGATGAGATCCAATGAACCTCCACCTTCGCCAGGACCGGgatcaacaaataaaaatatttttaatcagcaACCTCCGTCCAACGTAAATGTAAACATTCCTTCAACTTCTAATCTTCCCATTGGAATGCAAAGTGGTCACCCCTCTGTTCAACATCCGGTGTCTTTAAATATGGGGATGCCACCGAGCGGAGTAGTAGTTACATATAATAATCCTCCACCACCATTCGTACCTCCACCAGCAACGCAACCACCACCTCCAG TACCTGTGATACAACAGACGCAACAACAATCCCAATCAACCCCTTCTGTACCGCAAGTGAGCTTTCCAACACAACAGCAAACTTCGTcgtctaaaataaatacagagaAACGCGAACGCCCTGGTAGACAGCAAGTTTATCAAGCGGACAAAGCACCTCCGGCACCATTTCCGCAAGCGAACGTTGCTACTTCTCATCAACAACAATCGTCGCATCAGCAACACGTTCAGTTGCAACAACAAAATTCAGTTGAGGGTCAACGATGCGAAATCGTTTCGCACAAGCCTGACCATAGAAAG GTTCCAACTCCTCGTAGCAGAGACGAACAACATTCCGAATTGCGACAGTTTGCTACAGATTTTAAATTGACAGACTCACAATCACAAGATACACCATCGGTAACAAGAAAACAACAACATCAACAGGATTCTCACCCTACTTCGCAAATTACTCAAACACATCATCAACCATCACATCAACATACGACACCTCAACAGCCACAACAAccacaacagcaacaacaacatcCGAGTccgcaacagcaacaacaacagcaacatcAAAGTCAAACGGTTCAAGAAGAAACTGTAGTGACTAGTAAACCACCACCAGGACCGTTACCTGTAAGATCGACGAGTCCACCACAATCgtcgcagcagcagcaacaacaacaacagcaacaacaaacTCCAACAAATACACCAGTTGCATCGCAGTCGCCACAAGAACCAGCTGTTGATAAAATTACAACAGCTTTCAAGAAGTCAACCTTGAATCCAAATGCTAAAGAATTTAATCCGAATACTAAACCTTTTACACCG cGATCACCAAGTACACCGACACCCAGTAGACCACATACTCCGCAAACGCCTCAATATACTGGCGCAACAATGCCTGCAACCGTAGTCATGCCAGCATACGTTATGACTAGCCAACCACCGACTGCGTTTAGTCAACCTCCAGCTCAACCTGTGACAAGGTTCCGGAAGGGTCAGTATCTAG TGCCAGTGATGCACGCGCAACATCGCGCGCAAGACATAGCTTCTCAAATGCAAGTAGTAGCAGCCACTGGACAGCCTTTAATGGCACCAGCTCCACTGCACCCACCATTCCAGGTACCTTATCCCGGACAACCAACGTATCAACAAATGGTACGGATGGTTCAGgcaccgccaccaccacctcaTATGGCAACACCTTATCACCACCATGACTCGCCAGGGCCGCAGGCTCCTGGTATTCAGTATATGGGTCCGCATACGCATCCTCACCCACACGTCGCCCAACAACCACCGAGTCAAACCCCCTCTCCAGCCAATCCTAATCCACCTCACACCCCAGGCACCTACAATCCTCCTGGTACTCCGCAACCTTCGTAtcctccaccacctcctcaAGGTCATGCTCCAAGTTATCCAATAATGTGTCCTATAATCCCTCCTCATATACCAATACCACCACAGCACATGCCATATCTACCAACGCAGCCACCCCCTGGAGCGCAACAAACTATACCAGTAATTTTGCCGCACAATCAGTAG
- the LOC144476047 gene encoding uncharacterized protein LOC144476047 isoform X2 translates to MNSKRKNRSNTNRSPRARGPQERCVAAEGVYNNAHFMHAITSHVGNIVQIQTLNGSIYEGIFRTFSSQFDVVLEMAHRVEDSGKISVESVVEKLIFKPQDIITMSAKDVDLEYAIRDTFQTDTAISKYNGVIGEKELEPWDAPPTMNGDDLELDGTTNGWDANDMFRKNEQKYGVQTTYEPTLAAYTLPLQRKDTKDYKEQEQKAAEIANEIESQPNHKARLELENGDEEERFAAVVRPNDKYIPPPLKKKNGNSGKLMRSNEPPPSPGPGSTNKNIFNQQPPSNVNVNIPSTSNLPIGMQSGHPSVQHPVSLNMGMPPSGVVVTYNNPPPPFVPPPATQPPPPVPVIQQTQQQSQSTPSVPQVSFPTQQQTSSSKINTEKRERPGRQQVYQADKAPPAPFPQANVATSHQQQSSHQQHVQLQQQNSVEGQRCEIVSHKPDHRKVPTPRSRDEQHSELRQFATDFKLTDSQSQDTPSVTRKQQHQQDSHPTSQITQTHHQPSHQHTTPQQPQQPQQQQQHPSPQQQQQQQHQSQTVQEETVVTSKPPPGPLPVRSTSPPQSSQQQQQQQQQQQTPTNTPVASQSPQEPAVDKITTAFKKSTLNPNAKEFNPNTKPFTPRSPSTPTPSRPHTPQTPQYTGATMPATVVMPAYVMTSQPPTAFSQPPAQPVTRFRKVPVMHAQHRAQDIASQMQVVAATGQPLMAPAPLHPPFQVPYPGQPTYQQMVRMVQAPPPPPHMATPYHHHDSPGPQAPGIQYMGPHTHPHPHVAQQPPSQTPSPANPNPPHTPGTYNPPGTPQPSYPPPPPQGHAPSYPIMCPIIPPHIPIPPQHMPYLPTQPPPGAQQTIPVILPHNQ, encoded by the exons ATGAATAGCAAAAGAAAGAACCGTTCTAATACTAATAG ATCCCCGCGTGCTCGTGGTCCACAGGAGAGATGTGTTGCTGCAGAAGGTGTATATAATAATGCTCATTTCATGCACGCGATAACTAGTCATGTGGGCAACATTGTACAG ATTCAAACGCTAAATGGTTCTATATATGAAGGTATTTTTCGCACATTCTCCAGCCAGTTTGATGTTGTCTTAGAAATGGCGCATCGAGTAGAAGATTCTGGTAAAATAAGTGTAGAAAGTGTAGTAGAGAAACTGATTTTTAAACCACAAGATATTATTACCATGTCTGCCAAGGATGTTGATTTGGAGTACGCTATACGCGATACTTTCCAAACGGACACTGCAATTAGTAAATACAATGGTGTAATTGGTGAAAAAGAATTAGAGCCTTGGGATGCTCCTCCAACTATGAATGGTGACGACTTAGAATTAGATGGTACTACT aatggATGGGATGCTAACGATATGTTTCGCAAAAACGAACAAAAGTATGGAGTTCAAACAACATATGAGCCGACATTGGCTGCTTATACTTTACCACTTCAAAGAAAAGATACAAAGGATTACAAAGAACAAGAACAAAAAGCTGCAGAGATAGCAAATGAAATAGAATCACAACCGAATCACAAAGCAAGATTAGAACTTGAAAACGGTGATGAAGAGGAAAGATTTGCAGCTGTg GTAAGACCTAacgataaatatattcctcctccgttaaagaaaaagaacggaaATAGCGGGAAATTGATGAGATCCAATGAACCTCCACCTTCGCCAGGACCGGgatcaacaaataaaaatatttttaatcagcaACCTCCGTCCAACGTAAATGTAAACATTCCTTCAACTTCTAATCTTCCCATTGGAATGCAAAGTGGTCACCCCTCTGTTCAACATCCGGTGTCTTTAAATATGGGGATGCCACCGAGCGGAGTAGTAGTTACATATAATAATCCTCCACCACCATTCGTACCTCCACCAGCAACGCAACCACCACCTCCAG TACCTGTGATACAACAGACGCAACAACAATCCCAATCAACCCCTTCTGTACCGCAAGTGAGCTTTCCAACACAACAGCAAACTTCGTcgtctaaaataaatacagagaAACGCGAACGCCCTGGTAGACAGCAAGTTTATCAAGCGGACAAAGCACCTCCGGCACCATTTCCGCAAGCGAACGTTGCTACTTCTCATCAACAACAATCGTCGCATCAGCAACACGTTCAGTTGCAACAACAAAATTCAGTTGAGGGTCAACGATGCGAAATCGTTTCGCACAAGCCTGACCATAGAAAG GTTCCAACTCCTCGTAGCAGAGACGAACAACATTCCGAATTGCGACAGTTTGCTACAGATTTTAAATTGACAGACTCACAATCACAAGATACACCATCGGTAACAAGAAAACAACAACATCAACAGGATTCTCACCCTACTTCGCAAATTACTCAAACACATCATCAACCATCACATCAACATACGACACCTCAACAGCCACAACAAccacaacagcaacaacaacatcCGAGTccgcaacagcaacaacaacagcaacatcAAAGTCAAACGGTTCAAGAAGAAACTGTAGTGACTAGTAAACCACCACCAGGACCGTTACCTGTAAGATCGACGAGTCCACCACAATCgtcgcagcagcagcaacaacaacaacagcaacaacaaacTCCAACAAATACACCAGTTGCATCGCAGTCGCCACAAGAACCAGCTGTTGATAAAATTACAACAGCTTTCAAGAAGTCAACCTTGAATCCAAATGCTAAAGAATTTAATCCGAATACTAAACCTTTTACACCG cGATCACCAAGTACACCGACACCCAGTAGACCACATACTCCGCAAACGCCTCAATATACTGGCGCAACAATGCCTGCAACCGTAGTCATGCCAGCATACGTTATGACTAGCCAACCACCGACTGCGTTTAGTCAACCTCCAGCTCAACCTGTGACAAGGTTCCGGAAGG TGCCAGTGATGCACGCGCAACATCGCGCGCAAGACATAGCTTCTCAAATGCAAGTAGTAGCAGCCACTGGACAGCCTTTAATGGCACCAGCTCCACTGCACCCACCATTCCAGGTACCTTATCCCGGACAACCAACGTATCAACAAATGGTACGGATGGTTCAGgcaccgccaccaccacctcaTATGGCAACACCTTATCACCACCATGACTCGCCAGGGCCGCAGGCTCCTGGTATTCAGTATATGGGTCCGCATACGCATCCTCACCCACACGTCGCCCAACAACCACCGAGTCAAACCCCCTCTCCAGCCAATCCTAATCCACCTCACACCCCAGGCACCTACAATCCTCCTGGTACTCCGCAACCTTCGTAtcctccaccacctcctcaAGGTCATGCTCCAAGTTATCCAATAATGTGTCCTATAATCCCTCCTCATATACCAATACCACCACAGCACATGCCATATCTACCAACGCAGCCACCCCCTGGAGCGCAACAAACTATACCAGTAATTTTGCCGCACAATCAGTAG